The following are from one region of the Populus trichocarpa isolate Nisqually-1 chromosome 8, P.trichocarpa_v4.1, whole genome shotgun sequence genome:
- the LOC7494935 gene encoding uncharacterized protein LOC7494935 isoform X3 — protein MHGFSMVDGFAEITESLAEMIKYVANEPSVGLFYIQQHTQNAVPNVIRLKNNVVEKSRETNLRTEDLEDSITVVKSMKECGFPVADEMIRDIRTSLAILSAKQPRRGLINSPVSGFQMGRTSSWGPGTWGRNGDDAKKDGKRTSNYVSTVFKSAKERASNFKWPPRDSKESTTNQAEKPLSYPNPSQLVGISSSSLPAAELDELPLSSLTADEQELDKEKDQVGVNSPPHNILLVTENHNDFQADKEAKLEEWLGRTADNQDKVQWSK, from the coding sequence ATGCATGGATTCTCCATGGTTGATGGCTTTGCGGAGATAACTGAAAGCTTGGCCGAGATGATCAAGTATGTGGCGAACGAACCCTCGGTAGGGCTTTTCTATATTCAGCAGCATACTCAGAATGCAGTTCCGAATGTCATTAGGCTCAAGAATAATGTTGTGGAGAAGTCACGTGAAACAAATTTGCGCACTGAAGACTTGGAGGATTCTATCACCGTGGTGAAGTCAATGAAAGAATGTGGTTTCCCTGTTGCTGATGAGATGATTAGAGACATCAGGACATCTTTAGCAATATTGTCAGCTAAACAACCAAGAAGAGGATTAATCAATAGCCCAGTTTCAGGTTTCCAGATGGGAAGAACCAGCTCATGGGGACCAGGCACTTGGGGTCGTAATGGAGATGATGCCAAGAAGGATGGCAAAAGAACGAGCAATTACGTTTCAACTGTATTTAAATCTGCCAAAGAAAGGGCAAGCAATTTCAAGTGGCCACCACGGGATTCAAAAGAATCAACCACAAACCAGGCAGAAAAACCGTTGTCTTATCCCAATCCATCACAATTGGTCGGTATCTCTAGTTCATCTTTGCCTGCTGCAGAACTTGATGAACTGCCCTTGTCCAGTCTAACTGCTGACGAGCAAGAATTAGATAAAGAAAAGGATCAGGTTGGTGTAAATTCACCACCTCATAATATATTGTTGGTAACAGAAAACCACAATGACTTCCAGGCTGATAAGGAAGCCAAGCTAGAGGAGTGGTTGGGAAGGACTGCTGACAACCAAGATAAAGTGCAATGGAGCAAATGA